A genomic window from Nicotiana sylvestris chromosome 11, ASM39365v2, whole genome shotgun sequence includes:
- the LOC104213596 gene encoding agglutinin alpha chain-like, which translates to MAFKIEIVASSKLKGEKWDDVDQGDIAMIFVSFGRIISHLQFLYFKDGNFSLSGKHGDLIEHLEIIKLDYPSEYLIGVNGRHGVIGTDKVLKSITFVTNKNSYGPFPKNRPTYMGSEDTEFNINVGNWLNGFHGTIFNGQLESFGVYINPIPISKDIDYDKIDVIDC; encoded by the exons ATGGCATTCAAAATTGAAATTGTGGCAAGTAGTAAATTGAAAGGAGAAAAATGGGATGATGTTGATCAAGGTGATATTGCAATGATTTTCGTTTCCTTTGGAAGAATAATTAGTCATCTCCAATTTTTATATTTCaaagatggaaacttttctttatCAGGCAAACATGGTGATCTTATCGAACATCTGGAAATA ATCAAGCTAGATTATCCATCTGAATATCTGATTGGAGTAAATGGTAGGCATGGAGTAATTGGAACAGATAAAGTATTGAAATCAATCACATTTGTGACCAACAAAAACTCATATGGACCTTTTCCAAAAAATAGACCTACTTATATGGGAAGTGAAGATACAGAATTCAACATAAATGTTGGAAACTGGCTCAATGGATTTCATGGCACAATTTTTAATGGTCAACTTGAAAGCTTTGGAGTTTACATTAATCCAATCCCAATTAGCAAAGATATTGATTATGATAAAATAGATGTAATTGATTGTTAA